The sequence CGGGCCGGGACGCCGCCGCCGAAGCATGGGATCATCTTCCAGCACCGGCGGGTTCATAACGCACCAAAAGAGGTCAGGGGCCGGGTAGCAAGGGTGCTTGCGGCGAAACTTGCGATCGCGGCCCGGCTCGACTACTACCGCGGGGTTCTGGTGCCGGAGTTCATCGAGGAGGCCCAGGCCCGGATCGACGCGGCCGGGGTGGTGGCATGATCCGGCTCGGGAACGTCCTGGTCTCCCCCGGTGAGGGCGGGGTCTACGGGGAGCGGATGCTTGAGGGCTACCGGGTCTGGGACCCCTACCGGAGCAAGTTCGCCGCGTACTACCTGCTCGGCGGCGGGCTGGACCTCACCCCCGGGATGCGGGTGCTCTACCTTGGTGCGGCGAACGGAACGACGGTCTCACATGTCGCCGATTATGTCGAGACCGTCTACGCGGTTGAGTTTGCGCCCCGGCCGATGCAGGACCTCCTCGAGGTGGCCCGCCGGAGGAAGAATATTGTCCCGATCATGGCTGACGCGAACCGGCCCGATGCGTATGCGCCGTTCATGGAGGCGGTCGACCTGGTCTACCAGGACGTGGCACAGCCAAACCAGGTCGAGATCGCGGAGAAGAACCTCGTCTTCCTCAAGCCGGGGGGGCATCTGGTCCTGATGCTCAAGACGCGGAGCGTAGATGTCAGACGCGACCCGGCCGATGTGGTGGCTGAGGCCCGGGCCGGGCTTGAGCAGCACCTCGATGTGGTGGAGGTCAGGTGGCTTGAGCCCTACCATCACGACCACGCCGCGATCGTCTGCTCCCGCCGGGGATAATATATATTAGATGCGGGGCGAACTCTTCCGTATGGACCGGGTAGTCTTCAACCCCTTCTCCCCCTTGATGCTCCTCTTCCTCTTCGGGCTGCTCATACTCTTTGGGCTTGCTATCATCCTCTTTCCGATCCTCTTCCTGACTGCGATCGGGGCGACGTTCACGAAACTCGGGTTCTCCTGGCGGGAGGCGCTCCTGATCCTCGTCCTGACGCTTGCCGGGAGTTTCATCAATATCCCGGTCAGGACGCTCGAGAGCCGGGCTGCACCGGCGTATGACCGCTACGTCGCGATGTACGGGCGGCTCTACCGGATCCCGCAGCCGGTGCGCCGGACGGTCCTTGCGGTCAACGTCGGCGGGGCTCTCATTCCGCTTGCGATATCGCTCTACCTGCTCTATGACTCGGTCGTGCTCACCGGAGGCTACCTGCTGCTCGAACTTGCGCTTGCCGGGGTGGCGGTCGTGACGGTCGTGACGAAGTTAGTCGCCCAGCCGGTGCCCGGCCTCGGGATCGCGACGCCGTTCTTCATACCGCCGCTTGCGGCGCTCTTTGCGGCGCTGATTCTCTCGCTCTTTGCGGGCGGGGTTCCTGAGGCGGCGGTGATCATCGCCTACGTGAGCGGGACGCTCGGGACCCTGATCGGGGCCGACCTCCTCAACCTCAACCATATCGCGGAACTGGGAGCGCCGATGGCGAGTATCGGCGGGGCGGGGACGTTTGATGGGATATTTCTCTCCGGGGTCATCGCGGCGCTTCTGGCGTAGAGGGCGGGGCTAAAAAAGGGTAGTTATTCCCTGTAGATCCTTGAGGAGATAGAGGTTTTCTGGTCCTCTCTTTTGCAGGGTCAGTACTTCCGGTAGATTTTGCTTCGATTTCCGACCTCTATTACGGTGATAACCATCGTATTACCCTCGATTACGAGAATTACCCGATACTGTCCCACACGAAGAGAGTACACCGGAGTGCTCTGGTGTCCTTTCAGTTTCTTAACGTGAGATTGAGGATGCGGCTCGTCTGCCAGAGCATAGAGCTCATCTTTAATCCGTTGGGCGTCAGGATCCGGGATCTTGTTGAAATCTCGCTCGGCACCCGGTAGAATGATCAGTCGCCAGATCATTCAAGGCCCCGTTCCCGAACAACCTCCTCGAAGGGGCGACCCCGACCAGCTCGTATGTCTGCAATCCCCTCCTCGATCTTTTTCAAGGTCTCTTCGCTTAATGGTTCTGGGTCATATGCCATGTCCAGAAGGCGGTTCAGTGCCTCGTCATAACTCTCCCGGGGGTGGATTTTCATGTCATCCAGGCGGGACTTTGTCTCTGGCCGAAGTTGGATTGTCGTAACCATAGTTACCCATAGGTGACTATGGAGTATAAGGATTTCCGTGGATGAAATGTACCTTCTCGAATCCCTGAACGGTCCTCATTCGCTCAAGTGCATGCCGGACAAAATGATTCACCTACTCATCACCCCGGGGCGTGCCCGGTTTTAGATGGGATCGCTCCCGCATCAACATATTCCCGCGGCGGGGGCGGGACCGGGCTTCCCGGAGAATCCTATCTCCGGTAGATCGCATCAAAGACCGCGACCTGCGAAGCGTAGAACCCGGCGGGTTTGCGGTACTCGAGGCTCACCGGGACTTCGGGGCGAGCCCGGATGCACCGCACGACCTCGTGGAACGGGAGCCCGCCGCCGGGGTGGTCGAGCGGGAGGTGGCGGTCGGCAATGGAGCCATCTTCAGTGTTTGAGAGGTGGAAGTGGCGGATGTTGAGCGCCCGGAAGGGTTCGAGGGCCTCGGGGTAGGGGATTTTGAGGTAGTTTGCAGCACAGTAGAGGTGCGCAAAGTCGAGGCAGAACCGCGTTATCTTCCCGCCGGCGAGGGTTGTGAGTTCCTCGGCCGTGGTCCCAAGCATTGGGCGGCCCCGGAAGACCGCCGGGAGGTTTTCGAGGGTGAAGCGGGGGTCGAAGTGGCGGTCGAGGAACCGGGAGAACTCATCCAGAGCAGCGGAGCGTCCTCCCGGTTCGTACCACCCCGCGTGGATGATGATCGTCTCTGCACCGAGGGCGTCTGCGGCCTCGAGGGTCTGGTTCATGGCCTGCTCGATATGCTTCTTGATCTCGGTGAGCGGCCGGTCGTTATAGGCCGCCGGGGCGCAGGGGTTCACCCCGTGGCCGTGGTGGGGTGCGTGGACGGTCGCCGGGATGCCGGACGCAGCGATTGCCGCGAGGTCCCGGCTGAAGGTCTTTCCCGGGATGACCCTGACCTGGATGTGGTCGATACACCCGCGGGCATAGAGGGCTGCAAACCCCCTGAGGAGTGCGGTGTCTGTCGTCCTCAGGGTGGCCCCGATGCGATACGGCCGGGGTTTACTCTCCGGCATGGTCCTCCCAGAGCCCGGCAAAGACCCGCACCTGCCGGGCGTAGACCGCTGGCGAGTCCTGCTTGTACTCGAGCGTCGTCGGAATAGTCTTGTGCTGCCGGAGCCGGGCAAAGACCGCCACAAGATCGAGCCCGCCGTTGGGGTGGTCGAGTTCGAGGTGCTCGTCGGTGATGGAGCCGCGTCGTATGTTTGAGAGGTGGTGGAGGGTCACGTCGAGGGACTCGAACCGTTCCAGTTCCTCAGCGAACGAGAGGCCGCGGTGGTTTGTGGTGCAGGCGAGGTGGGGGAAGTCGAGGCAGAATCGGGTGATCCTCCCGCCGGCGACTGCCGCGAGTTCGCGGGCGTCGTTGCCGAGCAGGGGGTAGCCGGCGTAGACTGCCGGGAGGTTTTCGAGGGTGAGCCTGGGGTCAAAGTAGCGGTCGAGGAACCGGGGGAACTCATTCAGGGCAGCGGCGTGCTCCCCAGGAAGGTACCTCCCGGCGTGGAGGACGATCGTCTCCGCGCCGAGGGTGTCTGCGGCCTCGAAGGTCTGGGTCATGGCCTGTTCGATATGCTTCCTGATCTCGGTGAGCGGCCGGTCGTCGTAGGCCGCCGGGGCGCAGGGGTTCACCCCGTGGCTGTGGTGGGGTGCGTGGATGATCGAAGGGATGCCGGCCGCGGCGACTGCCGCGAGATGGTCTTTGAAGGCGGGCCGGGGCAGGGGGATGGCCTGGACCTGGATGTGGTCGATTGCGCGCTCTTCGTAGAGCCCTGCGAGCAGCGCGAGTGTTGTTTCGTCATCGAGCCGCACGGTGCAGCCGAGGTTATAGTCAGCCAATAGTATGTCACCTCTCAATGGTGTGTGGTGCCGCAATCACCATCAGGATACCGGGGGAAGCGGGGTTCCAGGGAGCCCGGGTCGCCTTGCGCGAGGTCGGATCTTCGTCCACACTCCCGGGTTACCTCTCGCGTCCTTCGCGGTTTCGCGTGATTTTTTAGTATTGGGGGAACAATGTCTCACGCGAAGGGCGCGAAGCCGCGAAGGTTGTAGCGTTCCCTCCCGTTCCCTCTTCGCGCTCTTCGCGGCTTCGCGTGAGCCTTCGGTACAGGGAGGGGATAACATCTCACGCGAAGAGCGCGAAGCCGCGAAGGATGCAGCGTTCCCTTCCTTTCCCTCTTCGCGTCCTCACGCGTGCTTCCGCGTGAGTCTTCGGTACAGGGAGGGGATATAATCTCACGCGAAGAGCGCGAAGCCGCGAAGGATGTGTCGTTCCACCGCCGTCCCCCTCCCGCGTGCTTCCGCGTGCGCCCGTTCATCACCGTCTGCACTCATGTTACCTCTCGCGAAGCCGCGAAGGTTGTAGCGTTCCCTTCTTTTCCCCCTTCGCGTCCTTCGCGGCTTCGCGTGAGCCTTCGGTACAGGGAGGGGATAACATCTCACGCGAAGAGCACGAAGCCGCGAAGGATGCAGCGTTCCCTCCCGTTCCCTCTTCGCGCTCTTCGCGGCTTCGCGTGAGCCTTCGGTACAGGGAGGGGATAACATCTCACGAGAAGATGCGACGGCCGCAAAGTTTGTAGCATTCCCTTCTTTTCCCTCTTCGCGTCCTCACGCGTGATTCCGCGTGATTTTTTAGTATTGGGGGAACAATGTCTCACGCGAAGAGCGCGAAGCCGCGAAGGATGTGCCTCCTCCTCCCAATTGGAACCCTTCGCGCCTCCCGCTTGATTTTTCGGTACAGGGAGAGAACAATGTCTCACGCGAAACCGCGAAAGAACGAGGGGATACTGGTGATCGCACCGAAAAAAAAGGCTCGCACACCCTCAGGCGAGGGCGGCCTGCTGCATTGGTAGTAGCCCGGAGCAGATTCGAACTGCTGTCGCAAGGTCCAGAGCCTTGCATGATTGACCGCTACACTACCGGGCTATTCGGCTCTAAAATGTTGTTTGTGGGTCCTAATTAAAGTGACGCCCCGGGGTCATACCCGGGATGCCCGGGGGCACTTCCTGCAGGCCCGGCAGACCTCGGGAATGGGCTGGATCGCGGTGCCCAATTTGCAGAAAGGCTCGATATCGTCGAGATCCCGGAGGTAGTAGACGTGGGGGACGAGCGCGATGTGGGTGTAGCGCCCGAGGGCTGCGCCGACCCGGTCGGCGATCGCCTTCTGGAGGTGCACCAGTGCGTACATGTTTGAACCTGCGGCGGAGAGGATGTCGTTGCTCCGGAAGACGACCTTCATCTCGACCTTCCCGTCCCGCAACAGGCACTGGACGAGCTGCAGGCAGGGGCAGTCATCGAGGTTCTCGTCGACGACCGGGTTCCAGGTGATCGCGACCGCCCGCCGGGTGGTCGGGGCCTCGGTGAGTTTCCTTGCGATGTAGTCGACCTGGTCGACGTGGACGTCTTTGCCTTCGGCGCTGAGCCGCTCGCCCCAGTCGAAGAGCCTTCGATGGTAGTCGTACTCGAACTTTGCGTCTGAGCCCCGCAGGAGGTTTTCGGCGTAGGCGTCCAGGAACCGCTGCTGGAACCGGGAGGCGGGGCTCACCATCGGAGCGCTCTCCGGCGCGGCCACCTCGAGCGCGAGTTCGTCGCACTCGATCGTCGCCTCCTCGTTCTCGGTCTCCAGCACCCACCCCTTCTCAAGGACGGTCCTGACCGCCAGTTCGTGTGCCCGTGCGAGCGTTGGTGCCCGAATGATCCGCATAGAAAGTGGTTGGCGTGCAGTGGTAGAAAACCCTCCGGAACGCATCGGGGGCATGCGGCACCAGGTGTGGTGGCCGGGGGTGCCGGGGCGGGCGCACGGCGCCGGCCTGCCGGCCCGGTACGCACCCGGGGCGCCTTCCTCCCCTCACACTCGCCGGTTTTCGCTGAGTAAGATTTTTATCCTCGGAGATGTATGAACCGCGATGATCCGGGAATGAAGCTGAATCCTGGCGTATTCGGGGCGTTTTGCAGCATTGTGGTGCCTTTTGGAGACGTCAGACACCCGGTCGACCACAAAGGATATATTAAGTGTTCCACAAATATTGTGACATATTCCGTGATTCGGAGTATAGAGCGTGGTGAACCCGTATTCGACGTCTGTCGAGTACCTCGCGTTCACATTCCCTCATGTCATCACAATGGAGGTATAGTATGAAGAGTATGACAAAATTGATGATTGTTGCCATGCTTCTCGTGGCTGCACTGGTGGTTGCACCGGCTGCTGCGCGGAATATTATGACGAATGGCACCAACGTCTTTGTAGGTGAAGAGAATCTTAACTTCGCCGCCGCTGGTAGTAACTTTAGCACTACCACCCAGTTAGTCCACTACACTGGTGAGGTTGGTAAGAGTTCAACCGACAAGACCATCACAGTGACTGGTGGCGTTGTTAGCGAACTTCTCAAAGGCATACCGGTTGGGAATTACTATGATCCCGCCAACACTCTGCATTACGTCAACGTCCAGAATCCTGAATCAACGCTTGACATAATGCTGAACTCGTCCCCGAAGGATTCCGTAAACGGTAAGTCCATCACCCGGGGTACGGGGCTGGACTTCAAGTTCTATAGCAACGTTGACTTTGGTGGCACTGGCGCCACGGCAAACGTAGAGATCACTCTGCCCGGTGGCGGTGTGGTGACGACTTACGACGGCACCCCCCTGACGTTTGGTGCCAATGGGCAGACCCAGTACATACCCAATGTCGTCTTTGGGCAGGCTGCCGAGGCTGGAACCTACACTGCCGTAGCAAAGTGGGCCCGGAGCACTGACTTCTTCGGCAAGGACTTCGACTCCAAGCCTGTGACCTTTGAGGTCCTCACAAAGCCGCTTGCCCTCTCGGCTAACAAGGACAGCGTCGTCCGCGGGAACAGTTTCACCGTGACGGTCACCGCCGAGTCGAGGACGGAATACATCCTGTCCGTCAAGAGCGGAGGTAACGACAGTCCGCTGATCACACCTGGCCAGACCGCGGTCAACTATACAGTTGCTGGTGAGACTGACTGGAACAGGACTGTTAAGACCAACGCCGGCGGCACCGCGACTATCCAGTTCAACACCACCGCCACCGGCGCCTTGAAGACCGACGATAAGACGTTCACTATCCGTGTAGATAACCTCAAAGGAGACAAAAACGATGAGGTCAAGGTGAAGGTCGAGGGAGGTAGCGTCACCATCACGGCGTCCGGAACCGGTACCTACTACATCGGCGAGGAGATCACTCTATCCGGCACCTGC is a genomic window of Methanoculleus bourgensis MS2 containing:
- a CDS encoding fibrillarin-like rRNA/tRNA 2'-O-methyltransferase, translating into MIRLGNVLVSPGEGGVYGERMLEGYRVWDPYRSKFAAYYLLGGGLDLTPGMRVLYLGAANGTTVSHVADYVETVYAVEFAPRPMQDLLEVARRRKNIVPIMADANRPDAYAPFMEAVDLVYQDVAQPNQVEIAEKNLVFLKPGGHLVLMLKTRSVDVRRDPADVVAEARAGLEQHLDVVEVRWLEPYHHDHAAIVCSRRG
- a CDS encoding DUF1614 domain-containing protein produces the protein MDRVVFNPFSPLMLLFLFGLLILFGLAIILFPILFLTAIGATFTKLGFSWREALLILVLTLAGSFINIPVRTLESRAAPAYDRYVAMYGRLYRIPQPVRRTVLAVNVGGALIPLAISLYLLYDSVVLTGGYLLLELALAGVAVVTVVTKLVAQPVPGLGIATPFFIPPLAALFAALILSLFAGGVPEAAVIIAYVSGTLGTLIGADLLNLNHIAELGAPMASIGGAGTFDGIFLSGVIAALLA
- a CDS encoding type II toxin-antitoxin system RelE family toxin → MIWRLIILPGAERDFNKIPDPDAQRIKDELYALADEPHPQSHVKKLKGHQSTPVYSLRVGQYRVILVIEGNTMVITVIEVGNRSKIYRKY
- a CDS encoding DUF7557 family protein gives rise to the protein MVTTIQLRPETKSRLDDMKIHPRESYDEALNRLLDMAYDPEPLSEETLKKIEEGIADIRAGRGRPFEEVVRERGLE
- a CDS encoding TIM barrel protein produces the protein MPESKPRPYRIGATLRTTDTALLRGFAALYARGCIDHIQVRVIPGKTFSRDLAAIAASGIPATVHAPHHGHGVNPCAPAAYNDRPLTEIKKHIEQAMNQTLEAADALGAETIIIHAGWYEPGGRSAALDEFSRFLDRHFDPRFTLENLPAVFRGRPMLGTTAEELTTLAGGKITRFCLDFAHLYCAANYLKIPYPEALEPFRALNIRHFHLSNTEDGSIADRHLPLDHPGGGLPFHEVVRCIRARPEVPVSLEYRKPAGFYASQVAVFDAIYRR
- a CDS encoding TIM barrel protein, translating into MADYNLGCTVRLDDETTLALLAGLYEERAIDHIQVQAIPLPRPAFKDHLAAVAAAGIPSIIHAPHHSHGVNPCAPAAYDDRPLTEIRKHIEQAMTQTFEAADTLGAETIVLHAGRYLPGEHAAALNEFPRFLDRYFDPRLTLENLPAVYAGYPLLGNDARELAAVAGGRITRFCLDFPHLACTTNHRGLSFAEELERFESLDVTLHHLSNIRRGSITDEHLELDHPNGGLDLVAVFARLRQHKTIPTTLEYKQDSPAVYARQVRVFAGLWEDHAGE
- a CDS encoding thymidylate synthase, with product MRIIRAPTLARAHELAVRTVLEKGWVLETENEEATIECDELALEVAAPESAPMVSPASRFQQRFLDAYAENLLRGSDAKFEYDYHRRLFDWGERLSAEGKDVHVDQVDYIARKLTEAPTTRRAVAITWNPVVDENLDDCPCLQLVQCLLRDGKVEMKVVFRSNDILSAAGSNMYALVHLQKAIADRVGAALGRYTHIALVPHVYYLRDLDDIEPFCKLGTAIQPIPEVCRACRKCPRASRV